In the Leifsonia sp. 466MF genome, one interval contains:
- a CDS encoding N-acyl homoserine lactonase family protein, translated as MLSTGVMETDLTWLLLKGGRTIRDRFHKDDPVVWGDCPTHAVLIEHPEGRILWDTGVPRDWEQRWAPTGFQDFFPVREPVNGPGYLDSSLAQLELTADDIDILVLSHLHFDHAANAKMFDNGKTRIVANHTEISEALKIEGYSQGAHIVDDYRDLPLEGISGDVEIVPGVSVIETPGHTWGTMSLRVDLENEGTKIFTSDAVYLADSFGPPAVGAAIVWDNLRWLESVEKLRGIADATGAEVIFGHDGEQAKTLRYAPDGFYN; from the coding sequence GTGCTGTCCACCGGTGTTATGGAGACAGACCTGACCTGGCTTCTCCTCAAAGGGGGCCGAACGATCCGCGACCGATTCCACAAGGATGACCCCGTCGTGTGGGGTGACTGTCCCACTCATGCAGTCCTGATCGAACACCCCGAAGGGCGGATCTTGTGGGACACCGGGGTCCCACGCGACTGGGAACAGCGGTGGGCGCCGACAGGTTTCCAAGACTTCTTCCCCGTCCGTGAACCCGTCAACGGCCCCGGATACCTGGACAGTTCGCTCGCACAGCTCGAGCTCACCGCCGATGACATCGACATCCTCGTCCTCTCGCATCTCCACTTCGACCATGCGGCCAACGCGAAGATGTTCGACAACGGCAAGACCCGTATCGTCGCCAACCACACCGAGATCTCCGAAGCCCTGAAAATAGAGGGCTACTCCCAGGGCGCGCACATCGTCGACGACTACCGCGACCTCCCTCTTGAAGGGATCAGCGGCGATGTGGAGATCGTTCCCGGCGTGAGCGTGATCGAGACTCCCGGGCACACCTGGGGGACCATGTCGCTCAGGGTCGACCTCGAGAACGAGGGGACGAAGATCTTCACCTCGGATGCGGTGTACCTGGCCGACAGCTTCGGGCCACCCGCGGTGGGTGCGGCGATCGTGTGGGACAACCTTCGCTGGCTGGAATCGGTCGAGAAGCTCCGCGGAATCGCAGATGCCACCGGCGCTGAGGTCATCTTCGGTCACGACGGTGAGCAGGCGAAGACGCTCCGGTATGCCCCCGACGGCTTCTACAACTGA
- a CDS encoding alcohol dehydrogenase catalytic domain-containing protein: MKITGAVLHQIGLSRPYSQSQPLTVEELELDPPGPGEVLVRIEAAGLCHSDLSVVDGNRMRPVPMLLGHEAAGRVVELGDGVEDLKVGQRVVMAFLPRCGECANCLTEGRLPCIPGSAANNAGTLLSGERRLHADGDEVFHHLGVSGFASHAVIDRRSMVPVDDDIPPQIAAVLGCAVLTGGGAVLNAGKPHEGDTIVVVGLGGVGMAALITAVSLGLGEVIGIDAVPEKLERARELGATAAYTPQEAIERGVKAAVVVEAAGHPRAFETAIALTGVGGKTVTVGLPAPAAESIVKPLGVTAEARTIVGSYLGSAVPSRDIPTYAQLWREGRLPVDALVSSTITLEQVNQALDELADGHALRQIILFPEPDSSSTVEGSRE, translated from the coding sequence ATGAAGATCACAGGCGCTGTCCTCCACCAGATCGGCTTGAGCCGTCCCTATTCCCAGTCGCAGCCGCTCACCGTGGAAGAGCTGGAACTCGATCCGCCGGGCCCAGGCGAGGTTCTGGTCCGGATCGAAGCGGCCGGACTCTGCCATTCCGACCTGTCCGTCGTCGACGGCAACCGGATGCGACCGGTGCCCATGCTTCTTGGGCACGAGGCCGCTGGGCGCGTCGTCGAACTGGGGGACGGCGTTGAGGACCTGAAGGTGGGGCAGCGTGTGGTCATGGCGTTCCTGCCGAGATGCGGTGAATGCGCGAATTGCCTCACGGAAGGGCGGCTGCCCTGCATCCCCGGCTCTGCTGCGAACAACGCCGGGACGCTGCTGTCCGGTGAGCGCCGCCTGCATGCGGACGGCGATGAGGTCTTCCATCATCTGGGGGTGTCCGGATTCGCGTCCCACGCTGTCATCGATCGGCGCTCCATGGTTCCGGTCGACGACGACATCCCGCCGCAGATCGCAGCCGTCCTGGGATGTGCGGTGCTGACCGGGGGAGGGGCGGTTCTCAATGCGGGCAAGCCCCACGAGGGAGACACCATCGTTGTCGTCGGTTTGGGCGGGGTCGGCATGGCCGCCCTCATCACGGCGGTCTCCCTCGGTCTCGGGGAGGTGATCGGCATCGATGCCGTCCCCGAGAAACTGGAGCGGGCGCGAGAGCTGGGTGCCACCGCTGCGTACACCCCCCAAGAAGCCATCGAGCGAGGAGTCAAAGCCGCTGTCGTCGTCGAAGCGGCCGGGCATCCTCGTGCGTTCGAAACAGCTATCGCTCTGACAGGTGTGGGAGGGAAAACGGTCACGGTCGGCCTTCCCGCGCCGGCCGCGGAGTCGATCGTCAAGCCGCTCGGTGTCACCGCCGAGGCGCGCACAATCGTCGGAAGCTACCTCGGCTCCGCCGTTCCCTCGCGGGACATTCCGACTTACGCCCAGCTGTGGCGCGAAGGACGGCTTCCCGTCGACGCGCTCGTATCTTCCACGATCACACTCGAACAGGTGAACCAAGCGCTCGACGAGCTCGCCGACGGTCACGCGTTACGGCAGATCATCCTGTTCCCCGAACCCGATTCGAGCTCAACAGTGGAAGGCAGCCGAGAATGA
- a CDS encoding NAD-dependent succinate-semialdehyde dehydrogenase, protein MTHPREESLLASVPDLLLIGGRWRAAAHGNTFAVEDPSTGEIIARVADASPEDGTAALDAAVAAQSGWAATPPRVRGEILRRGFEAVTARSEDFALLMSLEMGKSLAEARGEVAYGAEFLRWFAEEAVRVSGRYTQAPDGKSRLLVLKKPVGPSLLITPWNFPLAMATRKIAPAIAAGCTMVMKPAALTPLTTLLLAEVLETAGLPAGVLNVIPTSTARAVTGPLIADPRLRKLSFTGSTEVGRGLIADAAQNVLRTSMELGGNAPFIVFEDADLDLAVAGALAAKLRNIGEACTAANRFYVHESVADEFTRRLADGMSAMKIGRGVEPDTQLGPLIDEASRRKVEALVDDAIGLGAVALVGGKAVDGPGYFYEPTVLTDVPPEARVFAEEIFGPVAPIATFRTEEQAVRLANDTPFGLIGYVFTRDLARAFRMIEALETGMVGLNSGVISNPAAPFGGVKQSGLGREGGLEGIEEYLETTYVGMADPNL, encoded by the coding sequence ATGACACACCCGCGCGAGGAATCCCTCCTGGCAAGCGTGCCGGACCTCCTGCTCATCGGCGGCCGCTGGCGTGCGGCCGCACACGGGAACACCTTTGCCGTCGAAGACCCGTCCACCGGCGAGATCATCGCACGAGTCGCCGATGCCAGCCCCGAGGACGGCACTGCGGCCCTCGACGCCGCCGTCGCCGCTCAGAGCGGATGGGCGGCCACCCCGCCGCGGGTACGAGGCGAGATCCTGCGACGGGGCTTCGAAGCGGTGACCGCCAGATCCGAAGACTTCGCGTTGCTGATGTCGCTCGAGATGGGAAAGTCTCTCGCAGAAGCTCGCGGTGAGGTCGCCTATGGTGCGGAGTTCCTCCGGTGGTTCGCAGAGGAAGCCGTCAGAGTAAGCGGCCGGTACACCCAGGCCCCCGACGGCAAATCCCGCCTGCTGGTGCTCAAGAAGCCGGTCGGCCCGTCCCTTCTCATCACCCCATGGAACTTCCCCTTGGCAATGGCCACCCGCAAGATCGCTCCGGCCATCGCGGCCGGCTGCACGATGGTCATGAAGCCGGCCGCGCTCACACCTCTCACGACCCTCCTCCTGGCCGAAGTGCTCGAGACGGCAGGCTTGCCGGCCGGAGTTCTCAATGTGATCCCCACGAGCACAGCTCGCGCCGTCACAGGCCCGCTCATCGCCGACCCACGGCTCCGAAAGCTCTCCTTCACCGGTTCGACCGAGGTGGGACGCGGACTGATCGCCGACGCCGCGCAGAATGTCCTACGGACGTCGATGGAACTCGGGGGAAACGCTCCGTTCATCGTGTTCGAAGACGCCGACCTCGATTTGGCTGTAGCCGGTGCGCTCGCCGCCAAACTCAGAAACATCGGGGAAGCATGCACAGCGGCGAACCGGTTCTATGTGCACGAGTCCGTCGCGGATGAATTCACCCGACGCCTGGCCGACGGCATGAGCGCGATGAAGATCGGCCGCGGCGTCGAACCAGACACCCAGCTCGGTCCGCTGATCGACGAGGCCAGCCGGCGGAAAGTGGAAGCCCTCGTCGACGACGCCATCGGCCTGGGAGCCGTAGCTCTCGTCGGAGGGAAGGCGGTGGACGGTCCGGGCTATTTCTATGAACCCACCGTCTTGACCGACGTGCCGCCCGAGGCGCGAGTGTTCGCTGAGGAGATCTTCGGACCCGTCGCCCCGATCGCCACCTTCCGAACGGAAGAACAGGCGGTCAGGCTGGCCAACGACACGCCGTTCGGGCTGATCGGGTACGTCTTCACCCGTGACCTCGCCCGGGCGTTCCGCATGATCGAAGCGCTTGAAACGGGCATGGTCGGGCTCAATTCCGGGGTGATCTCGAATCCCGCTGCACCCTTCGGCGGGGTCAAGCAGTCCGGGCTGGGCCGGGAGGGGGGCCTGGAGGGCATCGAGGAGTACCTCGAGACCACCTACGTCGGCATGGCCGATCCCAACCTCTGA
- a CDS encoding DUF1097 domain-containing protein has product MSARAASTVVIGILAALACLLTATLVPIPVWVLFVGWASFFTAGGGVAGLARSVIMNLVGMVIAALALVAITAAGGNVWVLTISVGVGAATLVASSRIALLAATPAGFLGFAATFGFFTAGAKLTAPFGFDYPLVLLTVAFVAGALFGIASEKAGAVLASRKTSARATSSADA; this is encoded by the coding sequence ATGTCCGCACGCGCAGCATCGACCGTGGTGATCGGGATCCTGGCGGCTCTGGCCTGCCTGCTCACCGCCACACTTGTCCCCATCCCCGTCTGGGTCCTGTTCGTCGGATGGGCATCCTTCTTCACAGCGGGAGGCGGCGTCGCCGGCCTCGCCAGATCGGTGATCATGAATCTCGTGGGAATGGTCATTGCGGCGCTCGCGCTCGTGGCGATCACGGCAGCCGGAGGCAACGTCTGGGTGCTGACGATCTCCGTCGGTGTGGGCGCCGCGACCCTCGTGGCGTCGAGCCGGATCGCCCTGTTGGCGGCGACGCCCGCCGGGTTCCTCGGTTTCGCGGCCACCTTCGGGTTCTTCACGGCGGGTGCGAAGCTGACGGCGCCATTCGGGTTCGACTACCCGTTGGTCCTGCTGACGGTCGCATTCGTGGCCGGCGCGCTGTTCGGTATCGCGTCCGAGAAAGCTGGAGCGGTGCTCGCTTCCCGGAAGACATCGGCCCGCGCGACGAGCTCTGCCGACGCATGA
- a CDS encoding alpha/beta fold hydrolase — protein sequence MNHVAMVPDISTKDEAVLHVEGGGVAGRPVLLLHGLGYASWAGHPLRLRLSPTVRLLSLDNRGTGRSSRGSAPISIDRFASDAATVLEQLRERGMGRTPVIGHSMGGYIAQLLAVARPDLVSHVVLVSTSGGGPTATPVPEATRRLWLDSSTLPADEYAVRTMPVSFAEGWPAQHADAYQELLAARLRYLTPPTVWREQYDACERFLEAGYDHSQLTTPALILHGSADRVVPVENGRDLHWTLPSSRYREVEGAGHALHLEHPEIVASEINDFLTTDHASNKE from the coding sequence ATGAACCACGTGGCGATGGTCCCGGATATCTCCACCAAGGATGAAGCGGTCCTTCATGTCGAGGGCGGCGGCGTCGCGGGGCGACCGGTTCTCCTGCTGCACGGTCTCGGCTACGCCTCATGGGCTGGACACCCCCTTCGCTTGCGCCTTTCTCCGACCGTGCGCCTCCTCTCGCTCGACAATCGTGGAACAGGCAGATCGTCGCGGGGAAGCGCACCCATATCGATCGATCGCTTCGCCTCCGACGCTGCGACCGTCTTGGAGCAGCTGCGAGAGCGGGGGATGGGCCGGACACCGGTGATCGGTCATTCGATGGGTGGATACATCGCGCAGCTGCTCGCCGTCGCTCGCCCCGACCTGGTGTCTCACGTGGTGCTGGTGAGCACGAGCGGGGGCGGCCCGACCGCGACGCCCGTCCCCGAAGCCACCCGCCGATTGTGGCTGGACTCGTCGACGCTCCCTGCGGACGAATACGCCGTACGCACCATGCCCGTGTCCTTCGCAGAGGGATGGCCGGCACAGCACGCCGATGCCTACCAGGAGCTGCTGGCGGCCCGCCTTCGATATCTCACACCCCCCACGGTGTGGCGGGAGCAGTACGACGCCTGCGAACGGTTCCTCGAGGCGGGGTACGACCACTCCCAGCTCACCACTCCCGCGCTCATCCTGCACGGCAGCGCCGATCGGGTGGTCCCTGTCGAGAATGGCCGGGATCTCCACTGGACCCTACCCTCCTCCCGCTACCGCGAGGTCGAAGGAGCTGGGCACGCACTTCATCTTGAGCACCCGGAGATCGTCGCGTCTGAGATCAATGATTTCCTCACAACCGATCACGCTAGTAATAAGGAGTAA
- a CDS encoding alpha/beta fold hydrolase: protein MPSIEVAPGVRMAYEDRGAGDPIVFVHGWGGAGDVWDYQILDLAPTHRCITVDLRGHGASDKPWGDYNYDMFVEDLHTLITDLDLTEVTLVGWSMGGHIGLRYAHEHPGRIRHLVLTGSGPRFWEAPDAPFGTPSDQVQPLIDAVRWARTETIAGLYGSNFHRDDLSATEQWFVQTGWKVPAFVGLTSFQALIDNDLREILPEIDLPVAVFSGRHDQIWDPRWSEETARRIPNATLTWFENSGHVAFIENRIEWNAALLDVLEGRSPAGSLGSAGSAATA from the coding sequence ATGCCGAGCATCGAAGTCGCCCCCGGCGTCCGCATGGCCTACGAGGATCGGGGAGCAGGAGACCCGATCGTATTCGTCCACGGCTGGGGTGGGGCCGGAGATGTCTGGGACTATCAGATCCTCGACCTCGCGCCCACCCACCGTTGCATCACCGTCGACCTGCGTGGTCACGGCGCCTCGGACAAGCCATGGGGTGACTACAACTACGACATGTTCGTCGAAGACCTGCATACTCTCATCACCGATCTGGACTTGACCGAGGTCACTCTAGTGGGTTGGTCCATGGGCGGACACATCGGCCTCAGGTACGCGCACGAGCATCCCGGCCGCATTCGACACCTCGTGCTCACGGGGAGCGGACCACGGTTCTGGGAAGCACCCGACGCTCCGTTCGGCACTCCATCGGACCAGGTGCAACCTCTTATCGACGCCGTCCGTTGGGCGCGCACCGAGACGATCGCCGGCCTGTACGGCAGCAACTTCCATCGTGACGACCTCAGCGCGACGGAGCAGTGGTTCGTTCAGACAGGGTGGAAGGTTCCGGCCTTCGTCGGTCTGACGAGCTTTCAGGCCCTGATCGACAACGACCTTCGAGAGATCCTGCCCGAGATCGACCTTCCCGTCGCGGTCTTCAGTGGGCGCCACGACCAGATCTGGGATCCGCGGTGGTCAGAGGAGACCGCTCGCCGCATCCCGAATGCCACTCTCACCTGGTTCGAGAACAGCGGTCACGTCGCCTTCATCGAGAACCGGATCGAGTGGAACGCCGCTCTGCTGGACGTGCTGGAGGGAAGGTCGCCGGCCGGTTCCCTCGGGTCGGCAGGGAGTGCGGCAACGGCCTGA
- a CDS encoding ROK family protein, with protein sequence MKKGRCCMPSLRIAAPALSARIDEDLLASTLARLLASGAAASKPELVRTSGLARSTVDAGVRELLHRGVVRTQGYQQSGGRGRAAAVLELDPSYGYVLVADCGRHWSNLKVFDIRQHAVAEAHIQIEFSNGPDVVLEAIVAGFREILSDLPHRAVIAVIGLPAPVDHRDGSIVRPPFMPGWDRFPVIQYVSEALRCDVILENDVNLRALGEARASSEFSGPLLYVKVGTGIGVGIVTSDGVLMRGADGSSGEIAHLKVTGHDDICVCGSHGCLETIASVGALTRSMTGAAPATPTTRDERDLFLRRLAEGDPEVRASVRRADQHLGEAIANLVHVINPHRIVLGGSLADADEELLATVRSIVYQQALPISTRELTLVRPALGFDSGAAGGLVLGIERVLAPDRLMVADRDVERTEDRPRSLERER encoded by the coding sequence ATGAAGAAGGGCAGGTGCTGCATGCCGTCTTTGAGAATCGCCGCTCCAGCCCTGTCGGCGCGGATTGACGAGGACCTTCTGGCGAGTACGCTCGCACGACTGCTCGCGAGCGGCGCCGCCGCATCGAAGCCCGAGTTGGTCCGCACGAGCGGGCTGGCTCGATCCACCGTCGATGCGGGGGTGCGCGAACTCCTGCACCGCGGAGTCGTTCGCACTCAGGGTTATCAGCAATCGGGCGGACGTGGCAGGGCGGCGGCGGTCCTCGAGCTCGACCCGAGCTACGGGTATGTCCTGGTGGCCGATTGCGGCCGCCATTGGTCGAACCTGAAGGTGTTCGACATCCGTCAGCATGCTGTCGCGGAAGCACACATCCAGATCGAGTTCTCCAACGGACCCGATGTCGTGCTCGAAGCGATCGTGGCCGGCTTCCGAGAGATCCTCTCCGATCTTCCCCATCGCGCGGTGATAGCTGTGATCGGACTGCCGGCGCCGGTAGATCATCGGGACGGGTCAATCGTGCGGCCTCCCTTCATGCCGGGCTGGGACCGCTTCCCCGTCATCCAGTACGTCAGCGAAGCGCTCCGTTGCGACGTCATTCTCGAGAACGACGTCAATCTTCGCGCCCTCGGTGAAGCGCGCGCGAGCTCCGAGTTCTCCGGGCCCCTGCTGTACGTCAAGGTCGGTACTGGGATCGGAGTCGGGATCGTCACATCGGATGGAGTTCTGATGCGCGGCGCAGACGGGTCCTCGGGCGAGATCGCGCACCTGAAGGTCACGGGGCACGACGACATCTGTGTCTGCGGGAGCCACGGTTGCCTGGAAACGATCGCTTCCGTGGGTGCACTCACCCGTTCGATGACCGGAGCAGCTCCCGCCACGCCGACGACCCGCGACGAGCGAGACCTCTTCTTGCGCCGGCTGGCCGAAGGGGATCCAGAGGTCAGAGCCAGCGTCCGCCGGGCCGACCAGCATCTCGGGGAGGCGATAGCCAACCTCGTGCATGTCATCAATCCGCACCGGATCGTGCTCGGGGGCTCGCTCGCCGACGCCGACGAGGAACTCCTCGCCACCGTGCGCAGCATCGTCTACCAGCAGGCGCTGCCCATCTCGACGCGGGAGCTCACTCTGGTCAGACCTGCGTTGGGCTTCGATTCCGGTGCCGCCGGCGGGCTGGTCCTGGGCATCGAACGCGTTCTCGCACCCGATCGGCTGATGGTCGCCGACCGTGATGTCGAACGAACGGAGGACCGACCCAGATCTCTCGAGCGCGAAAGATGA
- a CDS encoding C-glycoside deglycosidase beta subunit domain-containing protein, whose amino-acid sequence MFDELMLPDQADLVGPTMGGTAAVGLRLPWYRSLPLSCVEAVAISIDDDTVDGEGMTISVGDAEHPVADLGGLAEVEWFVLDRATVRFTRPDGLQPGMHSVALTLTLRIPYAEPEYWPIDFTQTAEHSRTVEFLGKDS is encoded by the coding sequence GTGTTTGACGAGCTGATGCTCCCCGATCAGGCGGATCTAGTGGGACCGACGATGGGCGGCACGGCGGCCGTCGGCCTTCGACTCCCGTGGTACCGGTCGCTCCCGCTTTCGTGCGTGGAGGCTGTTGCCATCTCGATCGATGACGACACGGTCGATGGCGAGGGCATGACGATCAGCGTCGGAGACGCCGAACACCCGGTCGCCGATCTCGGTGGGTTGGCCGAAGTCGAGTGGTTCGTGCTGGACCGGGCAACGGTCCGTTTCACAAGGCCGGACGGGCTGCAGCCGGGCATGCACAGCGTCGCTCTCACGCTGACACTCCGGATTCCCTACGCAGAGCCGGAGTACTGGCCCATCGACTTCACGCAGACGGCCGAACATTCACGCACCGTCGAATTCCTCGGTAAGGACAGCTGA
- a CDS encoding sugar phosphate isomerase/epimerase family protein: protein MTLKLGVTLYSFNVDYYTYRYSLQDCFAAAGSLGEGQGVEIVGPQMIRGFPVLTPEFEYTFRKLVDQYGLQPSAYGAYADRERFRGRLASRDEQIDYLRLQIRAAARLGFPVIRTQVAESVINDLLPYAEKYDVKMGMEIHAPMTVEALKPAIEKVQKIDSPYLGFTPDSGAFCHSPAAIYVKRFTDQGVPEQVIDHVLRGWRQRTPVEQLRQEVADLGGGALGDLMALESEVYFGHGHPQDLVPLLPHIVHAHGKFYGIDESGTDSAVRFPEIVSVLLDGGYDGFISCEYEGHHWDTELSALDQIRTVQGFLRRQIETKAAA from the coding sequence ATGACCCTCAAACTCGGAGTCACGCTCTACAGCTTCAACGTCGACTACTACACGTATCGCTACTCACTCCAGGACTGCTTCGCCGCGGCCGGCTCGCTGGGCGAGGGCCAAGGGGTCGAGATCGTCGGTCCGCAGATGATCCGCGGGTTCCCGGTACTCACCCCGGAATTCGAGTACACGTTCCGCAAACTCGTCGACCAATACGGGCTCCAACCCAGCGCGTACGGCGCATACGCCGACCGCGAGCGCTTTCGCGGCCGGCTGGCCAGCAGAGATGAACAGATCGACTACCTGCGGTTGCAGATACGCGCTGCTGCCCGACTGGGCTTCCCTGTCATCCGCACGCAGGTGGCCGAGTCGGTCATCAACGACCTGCTGCCCTACGCCGAGAAGTACGACGTGAAGATGGGAATGGAGATCCATGCGCCGATGACGGTGGAGGCGTTGAAGCCAGCGATCGAGAAGGTCCAGAAGATCGACTCCCCGTATCTGGGGTTCACTCCCGACAGCGGGGCGTTCTGCCACTCGCCGGCGGCGATCTACGTAAAACGGTTCACCGACCAGGGCGTGCCGGAACAGGTGATCGACCATGTGCTCAGAGGGTGGAGGCAACGCACTCCGGTGGAGCAGCTGCGTCAGGAAGTGGCGGACCTGGGCGGGGGCGCCCTCGGCGACCTCATGGCTCTAGAGAGCGAGGTCTACTTCGGTCACGGCCACCCCCAGGATCTTGTGCCGCTCCTACCTCACATCGTCCACGCGCACGGCAAGTTCTACGGCATCGACGAGTCGGGAACGGACTCCGCCGTGCGATTCCCGGAGATCGTCTCCGTCCTGCTCGATGGCGGCTACGACGGATTCATCTCCTGCGAATACGAGGGGCACCACTGGGACACCGAACTCAGTGCCCTCGATCAGATCCGCACCGTGCAAGGATTCCTGCGCAGGCAGATCGAGACGAAGGCCGCCGCATGA
- a CDS encoding GMC oxidoreductase, giving the protein MSVQLSQRFDVIVVGSGAAGSIAVKELTERGLEVLLLEAGPDISEADFAPLPPEPVRPMGIGLYPRAKAAVLRRQPIQVRRAFFSEKTSPFLVNDLQNPYSVKGQDFLWVRGRQLGGRLHSYGRVLLRSSDYDFDGGAGRERGAQRWPLRYADVEPWYDRVEEFLGLYGNTDGVPILPDGKYIGASSLTEAERDFAEKTRERWPERRGIAWRYAAPNPQRVPLGILAARRTGRLTTRTDAVVRQITIDDRTGLADGAVFIDRVTKRAHRVFADIVMLCASTIESVRLLANSGSARHPDGLANSSGLVGHYFMDQTPALLFGDTPRFRGWEDDTSAPVDAYYAAAGGLYLPMMDGFAPGSPYVGGYAVQGVLGRIPVPPGHPGAVGMMGFGEMLPHRENHITIHRRRNDAWGVPIPRIHVTLTDNERALLREQVRGMREMAENAGVRVNFAGSTLGLDSKRVFPDADPFSRAIFRASFTKSLAIGAAIHECGGARMGDDPATAVLNPFNQAWDVPNLFVTDASSYVTNGIVGPTLTIMALTARACAHVASEHAAGTLTRHRAGAVGE; this is encoded by the coding sequence ATGAGCGTTCAGCTGTCACAGCGATTCGACGTGATCGTCGTGGGCTCCGGCGCCGCCGGAAGCATCGCCGTGAAAGAGCTCACCGAACGCGGCCTCGAGGTCCTGCTGCTCGAGGCCGGACCGGACATCAGCGAGGCCGACTTCGCGCCGCTGCCGCCAGAGCCCGTGCGGCCCATGGGGATCGGTCTCTACCCACGCGCCAAGGCAGCAGTACTGCGCCGCCAGCCGATCCAGGTGCGTCGTGCGTTCTTCAGCGAGAAGACCAGCCCGTTCCTCGTGAACGACCTTCAGAACCCGTACTCGGTCAAGGGGCAGGACTTCCTCTGGGTTCGTGGGCGACAACTCGGTGGACGACTCCACTCGTACGGGCGCGTGCTCCTTCGCAGTTCCGATTACGACTTCGACGGAGGGGCGGGCCGCGAGCGCGGCGCCCAGCGTTGGCCCCTCCGCTATGCCGACGTCGAGCCGTGGTACGACCGCGTCGAGGAGTTCCTCGGGCTGTACGGCAACACCGACGGCGTCCCCATCCTCCCCGACGGGAAGTATATCGGGGCGTCGTCGCTCACGGAGGCTGAGCGCGATTTCGCGGAGAAGACCCGAGAACGATGGCCGGAGCGTCGCGGCATCGCGTGGCGGTATGCCGCACCGAACCCTCAGCGCGTCCCTCTGGGCATCCTGGCCGCGCGACGCACGGGCAGGCTGACCACCAGGACGGATGCTGTCGTGCGCCAGATCACGATCGACGATCGGACGGGCCTCGCGGATGGCGCTGTGTTCATCGACCGGGTGACGAAACGTGCGCATCGAGTCTTCGCCGACATCGTGATGCTGTGCGCGTCCACCATCGAGTCGGTGCGGCTTCTGGCCAACTCGGGCAGCGCACGCCACCCGGACGGTCTCGCCAATTCCTCCGGGCTCGTCGGCCATTACTTCATGGACCAGACTCCGGCACTCCTCTTCGGTGACACGCCTCGTTTCCGCGGATGGGAGGACGACACGTCAGCGCCCGTTGACGCGTACTACGCCGCGGCCGGCGGGCTGTATCTCCCCATGATGGACGGCTTCGCACCCGGTTCGCCTTACGTCGGCGGATACGCGGTGCAAGGGGTGCTGGGGCGAATTCCTGTCCCGCCCGGGCATCCGGGAGCAGTCGGAATGATGGGCTTCGGCGAGATGCTTCCCCACCGCGAGAACCACATCACCATTCACCGTCGCCGCAACGATGCCTGGGGCGTCCCCATCCCTAGGATCCACGTGACGCTGACCGACAACGAGAGGGCCCTTCTCCGGGAACAGGTTCGCGGGATGCGGGAGATGGCCGAGAACGCAGGTGTGCGCGTCAACTTCGCCGGGTCCACACTGGGCCTCGACTCGAAACGGGTCTTCCCCGACGCGGATCCGTTCAGCCGCGCCATCTTCCGAGCCTCGTTCACCAAGAGCCTCGCGATCGGTGCCGCGATCCACGAATGCGGAGGCGCACGAATGGGAGACGATCCCGCCACAGCGGTCCTCAACCCGTTCAACCAGGCGTGGGACGTGCCCAACCTGTTCGTCACGGACGCCAGCAGCTACGTCACCAACGGCATCGTCGGTCCGACCCTCACCATCATGGCGTTGACCGCCCGGGCCTGCGCGCACGTCGCGTCCGAACATGCCGCGGGTACTCTCACCCGCCACCGCGCAGGGGCGGTGGGCGAATGA